The genomic region AAAGGGTCGGCCATTGCCAAAATTTGGTGAATGGGATGTCAACGATCCTGCATCTGCTGAGGGATTCACTGTGATCTTTAATAAGGCAAGGGACGAGAAGAAAACAGGTGGCAAACCTGAGTCACCGGCAAAGTCTGATTCTAATGTTAAGCCTGGAGCTGATCCTAGCAAAACCCAACCTGTAAGTAACATCTAATGATTTGTTCTTGGCATCTAGCTGCATATGTTAGGCAGTGGTGATAATCTATTCTTGACCAActgtaaaaaaataacaatttgcTTTGGTATTGCTTACAATGATCGTTATCAACTgtttttttcagaaaaaatgGTTTTGCTGCATTCAAGCCCCGCCTGCGGAATCTTGACGATGCTCTACTCGTATAAGACATAAGAGCTTCCACAAGTATATTGAAGCCCCACCATATATTCCTAAACAAGATAGGGTCTGTAAGGCTTGATAAGCCCTTCTGGATTTTTCTTTGTGGTGTAAAATTTAATTCTGGTGGGAGGGAGAAGTAAAGAAGACAAAACACTTACTGTATCTATATTTATTGATTTGGTGGGATGTTATTAGAAGCTGTGGTATTTCATTGTCTTTTGCCATCCTTGTGTTACAAGCCATAGAACTTTCACGTGACACATTCCTTCTTCATGTTGTTAACATGTGTTTGGtgtgtttttcgaaaaattctatttcattttgtCTCAACATGCATGAAAACATCATATGCCTCTAAAGTTTGCATGAGTAGCAACCGATGGCTGATGAACATA from Gossypium raimondii isolate GPD5lz chromosome 1, ASM2569854v1, whole genome shotgun sequence harbors:
- the LOC128041365 gene encoding protein NOI4-like, encoding MSEEKGRPLPKFGEWDVNDPASAEGFTVIFNKARDEKKTGGKPESPAKSDSNVKPGADPSKTQPKKWFCCIQAPPAES